GAGCAGGGGTTGATCCGAGTCTGGCGGGACTATTTTGATCTCGCTGGGTATCGTCGCCAGCTGGATGCGTTATAAATACTTGTTTTAGTTATCTTTTCCGATTTCATAAAAAATATTGTTGTAAATTATATTGCTTTCGATACAAATTGTGGCCACTCAGAATGAAGGACCGCAATCGTGTCAAAGCTGCATATCGTCGCCGATACCAACCAGATTTCCAGCGGGTTGCGGCATCCCGACCTCAAGCAAGCGCTCTATGATGAAGGCGCTATTATCATGGGCGACACCCTGCTTACCCTGCATGGCGAAGCCCACCGCAAACGCCGGATCATGGAATTCCGCGTGTTCCGGAAAGACTATTTCCATTGGTACGAACAAACCGTTTTTCCAAAGACCCTGCGCCAGTCCATGACTGGCGATATCGAACGGGGTCGTGCCGAGCTTATCGATCTGGGCTACCGCGTGACAATGAACCTGACCGCAGACTTTGCCGGGGTAGACCGGCAGGAACAGACGCCAGAAGAAACCGCTGAGTTGTTGCGCCTGGTCGAGGCCTTCTCCCATGCCGCGACCCTGATCCACTCCACCCGTCCCAAGGCGGAAGTGCTCGAAGAGGTGCGCGAAGCGATTGATATCTTCCGCCCCCGGTTCCTCGACCCTTCCGTGGCACGTCGCCGCGACTTGCTGGCCAAGGTTGCCAATGGCGAGATGCACGAAGATGACCTGCCACGGGATGTTCTGACCGTGATCTTGCAACGTGGCGACCCTGAGGAATTTACCCCCGATATGCTGCTGCGGGAGGTGGCGTTCTACCTTCAGGCGGGAGCGCATTCGACAGCCAATTCGACCATCCACGGCTTTCACGAGATCTACTCCTGGGCTGAAGAAGACCCGTCCCGCTGGAAGAAACTGCAGGACGATCCGATCTTTTTCCAACGTTGCGTTCACGAAAGCCTGCGCCTGCATCCGGCCAGTCCCGTAGCCTGGCGCAGCGCGACATGCCCGATGCATCTGGAAGGTGCTGGTGATGTGGCGGAAGGTGAGATGATCGAATTCCGCCTGGCCGAATCCAATCGCGATCCCGAAATTTACGGCGCAGATGCCGACAGCTTTAACCCCTACCGCGAGATCAAGACACCGCATCCGCCTTATGGCCATACCTTTGGCACCGGGGTTCACACCTGTCTGGGGCGCGATCTGGACGGCGGGATCCTGCCACGCGGCGAGGTCGATCCGGCGACACATCAATATGGCACCATCACGCTGTTCCTGCGCGATCTGTTTGCCCGTGGTGCACGCATCGATCCTGATGATCCGCCGCGCCCCGCCGTAGATACCGCCCGGCCCAATTGGGGCTATTACCCTGTTATATTTGACAAAAAGCGAGTTTGGTCATGAAAACCGCAATCGTAACCGGTGGCAGTGGCGGTCTGGGCCGTGCCTGCGCCAAGGCCTTGATTGAAGACGGCTTTCGGGTTGGGCTGTTTGATATGGACACGGGCAGTCTCAACGAGGCCGCCGCCGAAACAGGCGCCGAGGCCTTTGTCGTTGATGTGACTGATGAACCGGCCGTTCTGGCCGCGATGGAGCAATTCGGCGCGGTGCCGGATCTGGTGGTGAACAATGCCGGGATCGGCCGTTTTGCCCCCCTGCTGGACATGCCCATTGAAACCTTCCGCCTGCAACTGGACGTGAACCTTGTCGGCGCATTTATCGTGGCACGGGCCGCCGCGCGGGGCATGGTCGAACGCGGATCCGGCGTGATCCTGAACGTGACCTCGATCAATGCAATCACCACCGGCCCCGGTTCGGGCAGCTATCCTGCCTCCAAGGCCGGGCTGGCCAAGTTGACCGAGATGATGGCGCTGGAATGGTCGGCACTGGGTCTGCGTGTGAACGCCATCGCGCCAGGGTTCATTGATGCCGGCCTGTCGACGCCGTTCTTTGCCGATCCGGCAGTGCGCAGCCTGCGCGAACAAGCGGTGCCGTCCAAACGGCTCGGTCTGTCCGAAGACATCGCCAACACGGTGTGTTTTCTGGCCAGCGATAAGGCCAGCTATATCAACGGGCACCAGCTTGTTGTCGATGGCGGCGTATCCGTCAGCCTGCTGACCCAATTGCCGCGCGAAGCCAAATCATGATCCGAAACCTTCTGATATCGGGCGGTCCCTACCACCCTTTCAATGAGACCTCGGCGAGCATCGCGGCGCATCTGAATGATCTTGGAATCGTTTCGCAGCTTTGCGGCGTGGCCGAAGGATTTGACCGCCTTACGCAGGAAGATTTTGATCTCGTGACAATCAACGCGCTTGGTTTCTCTATGACACAGGCCGACAAATACGGCCCCCTGCGCGACCGTTTTGCCCATGTTTGTTCAGAGCAAGACAAGACCGCCTTGCAATCCCACGTGGCGCGAAACGGCGGCCTTTTAGGGCTGCACACGGCTGCTGTTTGTTTCGACACATGGGCGGAGTGGGGAGATCTTCTGGGGATTTCCTGGGTCTGGGGGCAATCTCACCACCCGCAACCGGGATACTTCGATGTGATCGATGAGACAGGCCGTTTCCAAATCTGGGACGAGCTTTACAGTGATATGCAGGTCGCGCCAGATGCAACTGTACTGGCGACTGCGCAGGATCCGGAAGGCGGCAAGGCACAACCCGTGATGACCGCCAAAGACCGCTGTATCTATCTCGCGCTGGGGCATGATCTGACGGCCACTGAAAATCCCGGCTATGTTCGCCTGTTGAAAGAGGCTGCGGCGCGGGCGCTCGGAAACAAAGGATAAATCATGCAGGATATGAACGGATATTCTCTTTTGGTGACGGGCGGCGGCTCTGGCATCGGTGCCGAGGTTGCACGTTATTTCGCCGAGCGTGGTGCGCGGGTGACAATCACCGGGCGGCGGGCTGAAAAGATTGAGTCCGTTTCACAGGACATCGGGCCAAATTGCATCGGGATTGCGGGTGACGTTACCAACGCAGACGACCGCGCCCGCATGATCGAAGTCGCCGTTGCCCATGGCGGCGGGTTGCAAGGCCTGTTCAACAATGCGGGAAACATGCTGCGCGGCTCCATTTGCGATCTCGATGCCGATGACATTCTGAACGTGCTCAATACCAATGTGGTGGCGGGCATGGCATTGACCGGGCTGGCCGTCCCACATCTGGAACAATCGGGGGGTGCGGTACTGTTCGTCGGATCCGTCCATACACGCCGCGCTTTTCCAGGCGCATCGCCCTATGCGGCATCCAAAGGCGCGGTCGAAGTTCTGAGCCAAGTCCTTGCTGCAGAATTGGGCCCGAAACGCATTCGTGTGAACTGCGTTCTGCCCGGTGCCGTGCCAACCGAGATCAATGTTCGGGCCGGGCTGGCAGCGGACGCAACCGAAAACGAAAAGAGGCTGCAATCCATGGCTGAAGATCACCCGCTGGGCCGTATCGGCACAGCAACCGAAATTGCCGAAGCCGCCGATTACCTTCTGCGTTCGGAATGGACAACGGGAACGTCCATCGTCGTCGATGGCGGTCTTGCCCTTGGCGTCAGCTACAAATGAGCATGTCATGATCATCGAACAACGGACCTATGGCTACCACCCTGGCACCTTGCCGAAGTTCTTTGCTCTTTATGAGCAATCCGGCGCTCGCGCACTTCAACAGCGCGTTCTGGGGAACCTGATCGGCTATTTCACCTCGGAACTGGGGCCGCTGAATCAAACCGTTCACTTGTGGGGCTACACGTCGCTGGATGATCGGGGGGCCAGACGCGCCGAACTGATGTCACACCAACTGTGGCGGGACTTTCTTGGTCAGATCACGCCGATGATCCAACATCAGGAGTCCAAGATCCTGCTGCCAACCGACTTTTCGCCCATCCGCACCATCGCGACCAACACATCCGGATCGGATAATTAAATCGATCACAATTAAATTGTTTTAGATAAAATTGTATGCAATATAATGACGCTTGAACATGAATCAGTACCACAAGGCAGGGAGCGCCGCGTGACAGATCAAACCACCCTCACCACCCAGGCAGGCCGCGGTGCCAAGGAGACACTCTGATGTTGGCGCAGCAGCTGTTGAACGGGCTGGTCGTCAGCGGGGTCTATGCGCTTTTCGCGTTAGGGTTCACGCTGGTTTTTGGCATTCAGCGCATTCTGAACCTCGCCCATGGCGCGATCTTCATGACGGGCGCAATGGTCGCCTACTACGTTGTGGCCGCTGGTGGCCCGCTGTGGCTGGCAATGATCCTGGCCATTCTCGCGTCGGGTTTGCTATCTGTCCTGGTCGAATTCGTTTGCTTCCGGCGTTTGCGCAAGACGGGCGACGAAGAATTCGGAGGCATCATTTCCTCAATCGGGGCCGGGCTGGTGATCAGCACCATTGCGCAACAGGTCTCCAACACACAGGTTTTACGTTTTCCGTTCGAAACCTTCCCCGTGATTATTTTCAAATTCTGGGGGCTGCGGGTCTCTGCGTTGCAACTGTTCATGCTGCTGGGCGCTCTCGTGCTGGTTATCGTGTTGGCCTATTTTGTCTATCGCACCTCCTTTGGACGGCGGGTGCGCGCTGTCACCGACAATGAACGCGCAGCACTGCTGATGGGGATCAACCCCAACATGATTTTCATGCAGACCTATTTCCTCGCTGGTGCTCTGGCCGGGGCGGCCGGTGTACTGGTTGGCCTCGCCTTTAACTCGATCAACTTCGTGATGGGCGAGCCATACCTCATGTTCGGCTTTGCCATCATTATTCTGGGCGGCCTGGGGTCGATCCCCGGTGCGCTCTTGGCATCCATCATCTTTGGCATGGTTCAGACACTCACCATTGCGTACCTGCCATCGGGACTCACCGATACAATCATCTTCGCAGCGCTTTTCCTGATCTTGCTGGTGCGGCCACATGGGCTGATGGGCAAGGAAGACGCTGGCAATCTGAGGCAACGCCGATGAATGGGTTCGTCGCGGGCTATCTGCCCCTTTTCGATTTATATCTGCTGCATCTGGGCATGGCCTTCAGCCAATACATCGTCCTGCGCGCCGGGGTCTTCTCGCTGGCTTCTGCAGCCTTTGCCGGGATCGGAGCCTATACCGCAGGCATTCTCGCGGTGAGCGCGGGTCTCCATCCGGTGTTGGGGTTGGGCGCTGGATTGCTGGCGGGGATGCTCGCCGGGCTTGTCCTGTCGATCCCGTTGGCACGGCTGCGCGGTGTCTACCAGGCGATTGCCACTGTGGCCTTTATCCAGATCGTCCTGTCGCTGAACATCTACTCCGACTCGCTGACCGGCGGCGCCATGGGGCTGAACGGCATTCCCAAAACCGTCGGCACCGGCACCTTGCTCCTTGCCGCATTGGGGACAATCTATCTGATCTGGTCCCTCGAACGTGGCCGGGTGGGACGGGCCTTTAGCGCCATCCGCCAGGATGAGGCCGTGGCCGCATCCCTTGGCGTATCCATCACATGGTATCAGGCATTGGCCTTTGCGCTGTCCGGGGCACTTGCAGGCCTGTTTGGCGGGTTGGAAGCCTATCATTCCTACGCGCTTGACCCCAACCAGTTCGGGTTCCACCTGCTGATCACGCTTTTGAGCTATGTCATCCTCGGCGGACGCAATTCTGTCTGGGGGCCGATCATCGGCACCGCGATCCTGATCCTGTTGCCCGAAATCGCCCGGCCACTGGCAGAAAACCGCATGATCATGCACGGAATTATCCTGATCGTCGTCATCAACTACCTGCCCAAGGGCATTGTGGACACATGGATCGACTGGATCAAAGCCCGCAGGCTTGGCACCGCAGGGTCCGGGCAAGACAAAGGGGGGGCAGCCTCATGAGAACCCTCAAGCTATCCAACCTGTCCAAACGCTTCGGCGGGGTCGTCGCCTCGGAGGATGTCAATATCGAGGTGCCTGCCGGGCAGATCACCGGATTGATTGGCCCCAATGGCGCGGGCAAGACAACAATCGTCAATATGATCACGGGCATGCTGCCTGTCAGTGGCGGAACCATCCATGTGGGCGATACGGACATCACCCATGCACCGGCCCATGAGATTTGCCGGGCCGGGCTGGCGCGCACGTTCCAGAATATCCGCCTTCTGGGCGAGGCCAGCGTTCTGGACAACGTGATGATCGGCTTTCACCGGCATGAAACCGCCTCCACCTTCGCGGCGCTGCTCGGACTGCCAGCCTCGGCAAAGGAAACAGCGGCCCTGCGCGAAAAGGCGGCTGGCCTTCTGACCGAATTCGGGCTTGACGATCTGGCCAACTTTCCCGTGTCAGGCCTGTCCTACGGCCACCAACGCAAGGTCGAGATGGCCCGCGCAATCGCTTCGGATCCTGAATTCATCCTGCTGGATGAG
This window of the Sulfitobacter mediterraneus genome carries:
- a CDS encoding NIPSNAP family protein encodes the protein MIIEQRTYGYHPGTLPKFFALYEQSGARALQQRVLGNLIGYFTSELGPLNQTVHLWGYTSLDDRGARRAELMSHQLWRDFLGQITPMIQHQESKILLPTDFSPIRTIATNTSGSDN
- a CDS encoding ThuA domain-containing protein → MIRNLLISGGPYHPFNETSASIAAHLNDLGIVSQLCGVAEGFDRLTQEDFDLVTINALGFSMTQADKYGPLRDRFAHVCSEQDKTALQSHVARNGGLLGLHTAAVCFDTWAEWGDLLGISWVWGQSHHPQPGYFDVIDETGRFQIWDELYSDMQVAPDATVLATAQDPEGGKAQPVMTAKDRCIYLALGHDLTATENPGYVRLLKEAAARALGNKG
- a CDS encoding branched-chain amino acid ABC transporter permease; translated protein: MLAQQLLNGLVVSGVYALFALGFTLVFGIQRILNLAHGAIFMTGAMVAYYVVAAGGPLWLAMILAILASGLLSVLVEFVCFRRLRKTGDEEFGGIISSIGAGLVISTIAQQVSNTQVLRFPFETFPVIIFKFWGLRVSALQLFMLLGALVLVIVLAYFVYRTSFGRRVRAVTDNERAALLMGINPNMIFMQTYFLAGALAGAAGVLVGLAFNSINFVMGEPYLMFGFAIIILGGLGSIPGALLASIIFGMVQTLTIAYLPSGLTDTIIFAALFLILLVRPHGLMGKEDAGNLRQRR
- a CDS encoding cytochrome P450, which codes for MSKLHIVADTNQISSGLRHPDLKQALYDEGAIIMGDTLLTLHGEAHRKRRIMEFRVFRKDYFHWYEQTVFPKTLRQSMTGDIERGRAELIDLGYRVTMNLTADFAGVDRQEQTPEETAELLRLVEAFSHAATLIHSTRPKAEVLEEVREAIDIFRPRFLDPSVARRRDLLAKVANGEMHEDDLPRDVLTVILQRGDPEEFTPDMLLREVAFYLQAGAHSTANSTIHGFHEIYSWAEEDPSRWKKLQDDPIFFQRCVHESLRLHPASPVAWRSATCPMHLEGAGDVAEGEMIEFRLAESNRDPEIYGADADSFNPYREIKTPHPPYGHTFGTGVHTCLGRDLDGGILPRGEVDPATHQYGTITLFLRDLFARGARIDPDDPPRPAVDTARPNWGYYPVIFDKKRVWS
- a CDS encoding branched-chain amino acid ABC transporter permease, which translates into the protein MNGFVAGYLPLFDLYLLHLGMAFSQYIVLRAGVFSLASAAFAGIGAYTAGILAVSAGLHPVLGLGAGLLAGMLAGLVLSIPLARLRGVYQAIATVAFIQIVLSLNIYSDSLTGGAMGLNGIPKTVGTGTLLLAALGTIYLIWSLERGRVGRAFSAIRQDEAVAASLGVSITWYQALAFALSGALAGLFGGLEAYHSYALDPNQFGFHLLITLLSYVILGGRNSVWGPIIGTAILILLPEIARPLAENRMIMHGIILIVVINYLPKGIVDTWIDWIKARRLGTAGSGQDKGGAAS
- a CDS encoding SDR family NAD(P)-dependent oxidoreductase produces the protein MQDMNGYSLLVTGGGSGIGAEVARYFAERGARVTITGRRAEKIESVSQDIGPNCIGIAGDVTNADDRARMIEVAVAHGGGLQGLFNNAGNMLRGSICDLDADDILNVLNTNVVAGMALTGLAVPHLEQSGGAVLFVGSVHTRRAFPGASPYAASKGAVEVLSQVLAAELGPKRIRVNCVLPGAVPTEINVRAGLAADATENEKRLQSMAEDHPLGRIGTATEIAEAADYLLRSEWTTGTSIVVDGGLALGVSYK
- a CDS encoding SDR family NAD(P)-dependent oxidoreductase → MKTAIVTGGSGGLGRACAKALIEDGFRVGLFDMDTGSLNEAAAETGAEAFVVDVTDEPAVLAAMEQFGAVPDLVVNNAGIGRFAPLLDMPIETFRLQLDVNLVGAFIVARAAARGMVERGSGVILNVTSINAITTGPGSGSYPASKAGLAKLTEMMALEWSALGLRVNAIAPGFIDAGLSTPFFADPAVRSLREQAVPSKRLGLSEDIANTVCFLASDKASYINGHQLVVDGGVSVSLLTQLPREAKS
- a CDS encoding ABC transporter ATP-binding protein, with amino-acid sequence MRTLKLSNLSKRFGGVVASEDVNIEVPAGQITGLIGPNGAGKTTIVNMITGMLPVSGGTIHVGDTDITHAPAHEICRAGLARTFQNIRLLGEASVLDNVMIGFHRHETASTFAALLGLPASAKETAALREKAAGLLTEFGLDDLANFPVSGLSYGHQRKVEMARAIASDPEFILLDEPIAGMNDVESDALAEIFTGFAEQGKGALLIEHNVRFVSRLCHKVYVLDGGRLIAEGKPADVLKDPAVISAYLGGAHAED